In a single window of the Arthrobacter sp. StoSoilA2 genome:
- the adhP gene encoding alcohol dehydrogenase AdhP, with protein sequence MSATMQAAVVTEFGTDLTVKEVERPTPGPGQALVRLITSGVCHTDLHAAEGDWPVKPTPPFIPGHEGVGEVVALGEGVTDVAVGDLVGNAWLWSACGDCQYCRTGWETLCESQQNGGYSVDGSFGEYMLVDTRFAARIPEGSDPVEVAPVLCAGVTVYKGLKMTEARPGQWVTISGIGGLGHIAVQYAVAMGLRVAAVDIADDKLALAREHGAELTVNALHEDPAEVIQRETGGCHGVLVTAVHPSAFGQAIGMARRGGTIVFNGLPPGDFPAPIFEIVLKGLTVRGSIVGTRQDLEEALEFYAQGKIKPTVSTRELSEVNAVFDEMKHAKIDGRVVLKF encoded by the coding sequence ATGTCCGCAACCATGCAAGCTGCAGTAGTCACTGAATTCGGAACCGACCTTACGGTCAAGGAAGTGGAAAGGCCGACGCCGGGTCCCGGCCAGGCGCTGGTCCGCCTCATCACCTCGGGAGTTTGCCATACCGACCTCCACGCCGCCGAAGGCGACTGGCCGGTCAAACCGACTCCACCCTTCATTCCCGGGCATGAAGGCGTGGGTGAAGTCGTGGCTCTGGGTGAGGGTGTCACGGACGTTGCCGTTGGCGATCTCGTGGGGAACGCCTGGCTGTGGTCCGCCTGTGGGGACTGCCAGTACTGCCGCACCGGCTGGGAAACCTTGTGTGAGTCCCAGCAGAACGGTGGTTATAGCGTGGACGGCTCGTTCGGCGAGTACATGCTGGTGGACACGCGCTTTGCTGCCCGCATCCCGGAAGGCTCGGACCCGGTGGAAGTCGCGCCCGTTCTTTGTGCCGGGGTTACGGTCTATAAGGGCTTGAAGATGACGGAGGCCAGGCCCGGTCAATGGGTCACGATCTCCGGTATCGGGGGCCTGGGCCACATCGCGGTCCAGTATGCGGTGGCCATGGGGCTCCGGGTCGCGGCAGTGGATATTGCCGACGACAAGTTGGCGCTTGCTCGTGAACACGGCGCCGAGCTAACGGTCAATGCACTCCACGAGGATCCGGCGGAGGTCATCCAGCGCGAGACCGGTGGCTGCCACGGTGTCCTGGTGACGGCGGTCCACCCTTCTGCTTTCGGGCAAGCGATCGGCATGGCACGTCGTGGCGGAACCATCGTGTTCAATGGTTTGCCGCCGGGCGACTTCCCGGCGCCGATCTTCGAGATCGTCCTCAAGGGACTCACCGTCCGGGGATCGATTGTGGGCACCCGCCAGGACCTTGAGGAAGCGCTGGAGTTCTATGCCCAGGGCAAGATCAAGCCAACGGTCTCCACGCGGGAACTCTCCGAAGTCAACGCGGTCTTTGACGAGATGAAGCACGCCAAGATCGATGGCCGAGTGGTTCTGAAGTTCTGA
- a CDS encoding amino acid permease encodes MNIFRTKSIEQSIADADEPGRKLKRSLSTWDLMIMGVAVAVGAGIFSVGAKAAANFAGPAVTISFAIAAVTCALAIMCYAEFATAIPVAGSAYVFTYATMGEVLAWIIGWNLILELFTAAAVIAKYWGIYLSKVFALMGLDIPPALSLGGVDLYWGAFLIVAIFTVLLVLGTKLSARVGNIFTLIKIAVVLFVIVVGFSYVKFSNYTPFIPASEPTSGTGAADVMKQSFFGFLTGAAPAQYGTLGIFAGAALVFFAFIGFDVVATSAEEVKNPQKTLPRGIFGGLAVVTLLYILVSLALTGMVSYTQLAEEKNPTLTTAFEAVGNNDAAKVIAFGSLVGLTTVIMVLLMGLSRVVLAMSRDGLLPRSLSKTSVKRSTPARLQIICGAAVALVAGLTNVDLLEEMINIGTLSAFVMVSLGILVLRKKRPDLKPAFRVPFGKVLPWVSAILCIYLMTNLAVETWIFFAIWLVIGMLIYFSYGQRHSRLNEKFASARSAVNGGSATPAVKGDEDEDSFTKV; translated from the coding sequence ATGAACATTTTCAGGACCAAGTCGATCGAGCAGTCGATCGCCGACGCCGACGAGCCCGGGCGCAAGCTGAAGCGAAGCCTCAGTACCTGGGACCTGATGATCATGGGTGTCGCCGTCGCTGTCGGTGCCGGTATCTTCTCCGTTGGCGCCAAGGCTGCTGCGAACTTTGCCGGCCCGGCCGTCACCATCTCCTTTGCCATCGCAGCCGTCACGTGTGCCTTGGCCATCATGTGCTATGCCGAATTCGCCACGGCAATTCCCGTGGCAGGTTCGGCCTACGTGTTCACTTACGCCACCATGGGCGAGGTGCTCGCGTGGATCATTGGATGGAACCTCATCCTCGAACTCTTCACGGCGGCTGCGGTGATCGCCAAGTACTGGGGCATCTACCTCAGCAAAGTCTTCGCCCTGATGGGCCTGGACATTCCGCCGGCGCTCAGCCTGGGCGGCGTGGACCTCTATTGGGGCGCCTTCCTCATTGTCGCGATCTTCACGGTGCTGCTGGTGCTGGGGACGAAGTTGTCCGCCCGTGTTGGCAACATCTTCACTTTGATCAAGATCGCCGTAGTGCTGTTCGTGATCGTCGTGGGCTTCAGCTACGTGAAGTTCTCCAACTACACCCCCTTCATTCCCGCTTCCGAGCCAACTTCCGGAACGGGTGCCGCCGATGTCATGAAGCAGTCCTTCTTCGGCTTCCTGACCGGTGCTGCTCCTGCCCAGTACGGTACTTTGGGCATTTTCGCAGGTGCTGCCCTGGTGTTCTTCGCCTTCATTGGCTTTGACGTTGTTGCAACCTCCGCGGAAGAGGTCAAGAACCCGCAGAAGACTCTGCCCCGCGGTATCTTCGGGGGCCTGGCAGTGGTCACGCTGCTCTACATCCTCGTCTCCCTTGCTTTGACCGGCATGGTCTCCTACACCCAGCTGGCAGAGGAAAAGAACCCCACATTGACCACGGCTTTCGAGGCCGTAGGCAACAACGATGCCGCCAAGGTCATTGCGTTCGGATCCCTGGTGGGCCTGACCACGGTGATCATGGTGCTGCTCATGGGCCTTTCCAGGGTGGTTTTGGCCATGAGCCGCGACGGGCTGCTGCCGCGGTCCCTGTCAAAGACCAGCGTGAAGCGCTCCACGCCTGCACGCCTGCAGATCATTTGTGGTGCAGCAGTGGCACTGGTGGCCGGGTTGACCAACGTGGATCTCCTGGAGGAAATGATCAACATTGGAACGCTGTCCGCGTTCGTGATGGTCAGCCTGGGAATCCTGGTGCTGCGCAAGAAGCGTCCGGACCTCAAGCCTGCGTTCCGGGTCCCGTTCGGCAAGGTCCTGCCATGGGTTTCCGCCATTCTGTGCATCTACCTCATGACCAACCTGGCAGTCGAAACCTGGATCTTCTTTGCGATCTGGCTGGTCATCGGCATGCTCATCTACTTCTCCTACGGGCAGCGCCACTCGCGGCTCAACGAGAAGTTCGCCTCAGCCAGGTCAGCCGTTAATGGCGGTTCTGCAACCCCCGCGGTCAAGGGCGACGAGGACGAAGACTCCTTTACCAAGGTCTAA
- a CDS encoding DUF2461 domain-containing protein, translating into MSTFEGIPSAAFRFYEELEENNNREWWLEHKDTYDAAVKEPLVALLSELEPEFGPAKIFRPNRDIRFSQDKSPYKTAQGAFAASQEGLGFYLQVSADGLLIGGGCHSYTPAQLARFRAAVDAPDSGGELQQIVDSVAAAGFAIQGEKLKTVPRGFDKDHPRAELLKHKSLSAGIEVGEPEWLSRPSAKKEIADRWEVLRPLVEWVGKHAAP; encoded by the coding sequence ATGAGCACATTCGAGGGAATTCCGTCCGCAGCCTTCCGCTTCTATGAAGAACTGGAAGAGAACAACAACCGCGAGTGGTGGTTGGAACACAAAGACACCTACGACGCCGCCGTCAAGGAGCCGCTGGTGGCCCTCCTTTCGGAGCTGGAGCCCGAGTTCGGGCCGGCGAAGATCTTCCGGCCAAACAGGGACATCAGGTTCTCCCAGGACAAGTCGCCCTACAAGACGGCCCAGGGCGCCTTCGCAGCGTCGCAGGAAGGCCTCGGGTTCTACCTCCAGGTAAGTGCCGACGGTCTATTGATCGGTGGCGGCTGCCATTCATACACTCCCGCGCAATTGGCACGCTTCCGCGCGGCTGTGGACGCTCCCGATAGCGGAGGGGAACTGCAGCAGATTGTGGACTCAGTTGCCGCAGCGGGTTTCGCCATCCAGGGCGAGAAGCTCAAGACCGTTCCGCGGGGCTTCGACAAAGACCATCCACGGGCCGAGCTCCTTAAGCACAAGTCCTTGTCTGCCGGCATCGAGGTTGGTGAGCCGGAATGGCTCTCCAGGCCGTCGGCAAAAAAGGAGATCGCTGACCGCTGGGAAGTGCTGAGGCCGCTGGTGGAGTGGGTTGGGAAGCACGCTGCACCCTAG
- a CDS encoding MFS transporter: MAKLLADITPIKESPAFRRLWLGASVAAIGTQLTLVAVSLEVYRLTQESFYVGLLGIFALVPLIIAGLYGGSISDAYDRRKVALIASLVLWVTTAGLALQAWLEIGNIWLLYALVAIQSGAQGINGPARSAIIPLLVRKDLLPAANALSMLTFGLSMTAGPLLAGVLVATIGFGWTYTIDVISFTFALWGLAKLPPLPPSKDAVRPGLRSVVEGFRFLGTRPNVRMTFIIDLIAMICAQPRALMPAIGAVMIGGGETTVGLLLASTAVGAFLAGLFSGPLGRVRRQGSAVVWSVVGWGASIAGFGLVVLLAGDSGREGVTPWLLPATLCCALAGISDSVSAVFRTTILQAATPDHLRGRLQGVFIVVVAGGPRVGDMLAGGVTQFLSEGGVLLIGGIVCILLAWLASRLQPGFVAYDAKHPVP, encoded by the coding sequence GTGGCGAAACTACTGGCAGACATCACCCCGATCAAGGAGAGCCCGGCGTTCCGGCGGCTTTGGCTCGGAGCCTCGGTGGCTGCCATCGGTACCCAGCTCACGTTGGTGGCCGTCAGCTTGGAGGTTTACCGACTGACCCAGGAGAGTTTCTATGTAGGCCTCCTGGGAATCTTCGCGTTGGTTCCGCTGATCATCGCAGGGCTTTACGGCGGCTCCATCTCCGATGCCTACGACCGCCGCAAAGTTGCCCTGATCGCATCATTGGTCCTTTGGGTCACCACCGCTGGCCTGGCACTGCAGGCCTGGTTGGAGATCGGCAACATCTGGTTGCTTTACGCGTTGGTTGCCATCCAAAGCGGCGCACAAGGCATCAACGGTCCAGCCCGCAGCGCCATCATTCCGCTCCTGGTCCGCAAGGATCTGCTCCCGGCGGCGAACGCGTTGAGCATGCTGACGTTCGGCCTGTCCATGACCGCCGGACCACTCTTGGCGGGCGTGCTGGTGGCCACGATCGGTTTCGGATGGACCTACACGATCGATGTCATCAGCTTCACCTTTGCCCTGTGGGGCCTTGCCAAACTCCCGCCGCTGCCACCGTCCAAAGATGCCGTCCGGCCGGGGCTCCGCTCCGTTGTGGAGGGCTTCCGGTTCCTTGGCACGCGGCCCAATGTCCGGATGACCTTCATCATTGACCTCATCGCCATGATCTGCGCCCAACCCCGTGCCCTGATGCCTGCAATTGGTGCAGTCATGATTGGCGGCGGTGAAACAACCGTGGGCCTGCTGTTGGCATCCACGGCCGTGGGAGCCTTCCTGGCGGGCTTGTTTTCCGGTCCCCTTGGCAGGGTGAGGCGCCAGGGCAGCGCCGTGGTGTGGTCGGTGGTCGGATGGGGTGCCTCGATCGCAGGCTTTGGCCTGGTGGTGTTGCTGGCAGGAGATTCAGGCCGCGAGGGCGTAACACCCTGGCTCCTCCCGGCTACCCTGTGTTGTGCGCTGGCGGGGATTTCCGACTCTGTCAGTGCGGTCTTCCGCACCACCATCCTCCAGGCCGCCACGCCAGACCACCTGCGCGGACGCCTGCAGGGAGTGTTCATCGTGGTGGTCGCAGGAGGGCCTCGAGTGGGGGATATGCTGGCCGGCGGCGTCACGCAATTCCTCAGCGAAGGCGGCGTGCTGCTGATCGGCGGAATCGTCTGCATTCTCCTGGCCTGGCTGGCATCGCGCCTGCAGCCGGGCTTCGTCGCGTACGATGCGAAGCATCCGGTGCCCTAG
- a CDS encoding catalase: protein MTAISTTQSGAPVTSDAHSKSVGADGAIILTDHYLVEKLAQFNRERVPERVVHAKGGGAFGTFKTTSDVSAYTKAAFLQPGVETDMLIRFSSVAGENGSPDTWRDPRGFAVKFYTSEGNYDLVGNNTPVFFIRDGIKFPDFIHSQKRLPGTHLRDADMQWDFWTLSPESAHQVTWLMGDRGLPASWREMQGYGSHTYQWINAAGERFWVKYHFKSNQGVKTITGDQAEQLAGSDADFYIRDLSENIEAGNFPSWELHVQVMPYEDAKTYRFNPFDLTKVWPHADYPLIHVGTMELNKNPENYFAQIEQATFAPSNFVPGIAASPDKMLQARIFSYADAHRYRVGTNHAQIPVNQPKNQVNNYSQDGAGRYLFNAPSTPVYAPNSVGGPAAVEPASPAGGWENDGELTLSAHTLHSEDSDFGQAGTLYREVYDDAAKARLLDTITGAVGGVKSADIKERAIQYWTNVDAELGAKLRANLGAGQTASDAEAANKL from the coding sequence ATGACTGCTATTTCAACAACCCAGTCAGGTGCCCCCGTTACTTCCGACGCGCACTCCAAGTCCGTCGGCGCCGACGGTGCCATCATCCTGACCGACCACTACCTGGTGGAGAAGCTTGCACAGTTCAACCGCGAGCGGGTCCCGGAGCGTGTAGTGCACGCCAAGGGTGGCGGCGCTTTCGGTACGTTCAAGACCACCTCTGACGTATCGGCCTACACCAAGGCAGCGTTCCTGCAGCCGGGCGTCGAGACGGACATGCTGATCCGTTTCTCCTCCGTTGCCGGCGAGAATGGCTCTCCTGACACCTGGCGCGACCCCCGCGGTTTCGCCGTGAAGTTCTACACCTCCGAGGGCAACTACGACCTCGTGGGCAACAACACCCCGGTGTTCTTCATCCGCGACGGCATCAAGTTCCCGGACTTCATCCACTCCCAGAAGCGCCTCCCGGGTACCCACCTGCGTGACGCTGACATGCAGTGGGACTTCTGGACCCTCTCCCCCGAATCCGCACACCAGGTCACCTGGCTCATGGGCGACCGTGGCCTCCCGGCTTCCTGGCGTGAAATGCAGGGCTACGGCTCGCACACCTACCAGTGGATCAACGCCGCCGGTGAGCGCTTCTGGGTCAAGTACCACTTCAAGTCCAACCAGGGCGTCAAGACCATCACTGGCGACCAGGCTGAGCAGCTGGCAGGCTCGGATGCAGACTTCTACATCCGCGACCTCTCCGAGAACATCGAAGCCGGCAACTTCCCCTCGTGGGAACTGCACGTCCAGGTCATGCCCTACGAGGACGCCAAGACGTACCGCTTCAACCCGTTCGACCTCACCAAGGTCTGGCCGCACGCGGACTACCCGCTGATCCACGTGGGCACCATGGAGCTGAACAAGAACCCGGAAAACTACTTCGCGCAGATCGAGCAGGCCACCTTCGCGCCGTCGAACTTCGTACCGGGCATCGCTGCCTCGCCGGACAAGATGCTGCAGGCCCGCATCTTCTCCTACGCCGATGCACACCGCTACCGCGTGGGCACCAACCACGCACAGATCCCGGTGAACCAGCCCAAGAACCAGGTCAACAACTACAGCCAGGACGGCGCCGGACGTTACCTGTTCAACGCCCCCTCCACCCCGGTCTACGCACCGAACTCCGTTGGTGGCCCGGCTGCTGTTGAGCCCGCTTCACCGGCAGGTGGCTGGGAGAACGACGGCGAGCTCACCCTCTCCGCGCACACCCTGCACTCCGAGGACAGCGACTTCGGCCAGGCCGGTACCCTGTACCGCGAGGTTTACGACGACGCCGCCAAGGCCCGCCTGCTGGACACCATCACCGGTGCCGTGGGTGGCGTGAAGAGCGCCGACATCAAGGAACGCGCCATCCAGTACTGGACCAACGTTGACGCCGAACTCGGCGCCAAGCTGCGCGCCAACCTCGGTGCAGGCCAGACCGCTTCCGACGCCGAAGCAGCCAACAAGCTCTAA
- a CDS encoding Fur family transcriptional regulator — translation MTDHTADQEAWASALHAHGRRVTKQRLAVLAAVQHHPHSPAEGILAAARKELPELTAQSVYVVLSDLTDLQMLRRFEPPHSPALYETRVGDNHHHAVCISCGRVEDVDCAVGHAPCLTPHWDENSKPMTIQIADVLYQGICQDCQAKQQLPKQTSVTQK, via the coding sequence ATGACCGATCACACAGCCGACCAGGAAGCATGGGCCAGTGCCCTGCATGCCCACGGCAGGCGTGTGACCAAACAGCGGCTGGCAGTGCTGGCCGCGGTCCAGCACCATCCGCACTCCCCGGCGGAAGGCATCCTTGCCGCTGCCCGCAAAGAGCTCCCTGAACTGACGGCGCAGTCCGTTTACGTTGTGCTCAGCGACCTCACGGATCTGCAGATGCTGCGCCGCTTTGAACCCCCGCACTCCCCGGCGCTCTACGAAACCCGGGTTGGCGACAACCACCACCACGCCGTCTGCATCAGTTGCGGCCGCGTGGAAGACGTGGACTGCGCCGTGGGACACGCACCGTGCCTCACACCGCACTGGGATGAAAATTCCAAGCCCATGACCATCCAGATCGCAGACGTCCTGTATCAGGGCATCTGCCAGGATTGCCAGGCTAAACAACAGCTCCCCAAACAAACGTCCGTAACTCAAAAATAA